One Desulfovibrio fairfieldensis genomic window carries:
- a CDS encoding YMGG-like glycine zipper-containing protein: MQHRVFLPGLALLLAGSLLLTGCASQYGAQKTKVNYYPQCYQPVAQLRQDENSTGTSTAVGAAGGALLGALIGGLATGKVEGAVAGAAVGGVSGAVAGNIYGKSQARDRDAAYLQAYSRQLGSEAASMNRATAAAKVAAKCYDEQFQLAANQFKAGQITRLDFQDRYNEIRSGLEETSFILNSTATTMAQKDSEYQRALAEQYTAAEPASAKRASTAKSGKRATGRPAPAPSQSNVTAQAEQWKTSREELESTRQDVDSRLNAYQQTVDNLLI; encoded by the coding sequence ATGCAACACCGCGTTTTTCTTCCGGGCCTGGCTCTGCTTCTGGCGGGCAGCCTGCTGCTCACCGGCTGCGCCAGCCAGTACGGCGCGCAAAAAACCAAGGTCAACTATTATCCGCAGTGTTACCAGCCCGTGGCCCAGTTGCGGCAGGATGAGAACAGCACCGGCACCAGCACCGCCGTCGGCGCGGCCGGGGGCGCTTTGCTGGGCGCGCTGATCGGCGGCCTGGCTACCGGCAAAGTGGAAGGCGCGGTGGCCGGTGCGGCCGTGGGCGGCGTGTCCGGCGCGGTGGCCGGCAACATTTACGGCAAATCCCAGGCCCGGGACCGGGACGCGGCCTATCTTCAGGCCTATTCGCGCCAGCTGGGTTCCGAAGCGGCCAGCATGAACCGCGCCACGGCGGCGGCCAAGGTGGCGGCCAAGTGTTATGACGAACAGTTTCAGCTGGCGGCCAATCAGTTCAAGGCCGGACAGATCACCCGGCTGGACTTTCAGGACCGCTACAATGAGATCCGCAGCGGCCTGGAGGAGACGTCCTTCATCCTGAACAGCACGGCTACGACCATGGCCCAGAAGGACAGCGAATATCAGCGGGCTCTGGCCGAACAATACACCGCCGCCGAACCGGCCTCCGCCAAGCGCGCCAGCACGGCCAAAAGCGGCAAGCGCGCGACCGGACGCCCGGCTCCGGCCCCGAGCCAGAGCAACGTCACGGCCCAGGCCGAACAGTGGAAGACCTCCCGCGAGGAACTGGAAAGCACGCGACAGGATGTGGACTCGCGCCTGAACGCCTATCAGCAGACAGTGGACAATCTCTTGATCTGA
- a CDS encoding S1C family serine protease — MTDGENKTSGSTAGTTPLPMENVAPRTPPVAIPWYRRPWFWGLLLFLCLLLLAAWLLRKEWQGAEARRAALEKQTAEARHNNEAREAFLRQLRLLLEKDPCDIQRELNRLSPPPGVVWPPLSTPSPSPAATPEAPVATPASPPAVQPQASTPAPPTSVAELLEQGTVLVLAQRKEGLSMGSGFFVAPGYIVTNAHVVGDATQAIVTNKATRGLLTAKVLRTTQSGGRDFAVLQVQGAPSITPLKLAADIKRTERVSAWGFPGAVTVDDPKFAALLQGNAAAAPEVVYTDGSVSVILQRDPPLIVHTATVSQGNSGGPLVNDKGEVAGINTFIKLDDESYRQSSLAIVSASLADYLRSVGIPFSLAAPPAAPAAKAAGGGKP, encoded by the coding sequence ATGACAGACGGCGAAAATAAGACTTCCGGCTCCACTGCCGGTACAACGCCCCTCCCGATGGAAAACGTCGCGCCCCGGACGCCGCCCGTGGCGATACCCTGGTACCGGCGACCCTGGTTCTGGGGTCTGCTGCTTTTTCTGTGCCTCCTGTTGCTGGCGGCCTGGCTGCTCCGGAAGGAATGGCAGGGCGCGGAAGCCCGGCGTGCGGCCTTGGAAAAACAAACAGCGGAAGCCCGGCACAACAACGAGGCGCGCGAGGCTTTTTTACGGCAACTGCGCTTGCTGCTTGAAAAAGACCCCTGCGATATCCAGCGCGAGCTGAACAGGCTCAGCCCGCCGCCGGGCGTGGTCTGGCCGCCGCTGTCCACGCCCTCCCCTTCTCCGGCCGCCACGCCTGAAGCTCCTGTGGCAACGCCCGCGTCGCCCCCGGCTGTCCAACCGCAGGCCTCGACGCCCGCCCCGCCGACCAGCGTGGCAGAACTTCTGGAGCAGGGCACGGTACTGGTGCTGGCCCAGAGAAAGGAAGGACTCTCCATGGGCTCCGGCTTTTTTGTGGCTCCCGGCTACATTGTAACCAATGCCCATGTGGTGGGCGACGCCACCCAGGCCATTGTCACCAACAAAGCCACCAGGGGCCTGCTGACCGCCAAAGTTCTGCGCACTACCCAGTCCGGCGGACGCGATTTCGCCGTGCTTCAGGTGCAGGGCGCGCCCTCGATCACGCCGCTCAAGCTGGCCGCCGACATCAAACGCACCGAACGGGTCAGCGCCTGGGGCTTCCCCGGCGCGGTCACCGTGGATGATCCCAAATTCGCGGCCCTCTTGCAGGGCAATGCCGCCGCCGCGCCGGAAGTCGTTTATACCGACGGCTCGGTGAGCGTGATCCTGCAACGCGATCCGCCGCTCATCGTGCACACGGCCACGGTTTCCCAAGGCAACAGCGGCGGCCCGCTGGTCAACGACAAAGGCGAGGTGGCGGGCATCAATACCTTCATCAAGCTGGACGACGAATCCTACCGCCAGTCCAGCCTGGCTATCGTCAGCGCCAGCCTGGCCGACTACCTGCGTTCCGTGGGGATTCCATTCAGTCTGGCGGCCCCGCCCGCCGCTCCGGCGGCCAAAGCCGCCGGAGGTGGCAAGCCATGA
- a CDS encoding TAXI family TRAP transporter solute-binding subunit, whose product MKKVFSLVLAGALILAAATAFADAKRLTLATGGTSGVYFPLGGAIGQVLTSKSNGALAITAQATGASGENMRLVEAGDVDFAIVQNDVADSAFNGKAPFRTKLEDVRAIARLYPEYLHVVASKDSGVTKLEDFKGKKVSVGARGSGNEVNCRQIFGFYGLDYKNVEPIFLPYGETADQFKDRQLDGFVFTIGTPNPAIQDITTAQEVVFVPLDGAKADEIVAKFPYLVKDAIPAKTYKGQENAVPTLSVQAILVANKNMPDDVAYALTKTLFENLGDVAKAHNKGAEISLQHAADGVTIPFHPGAAKYLKEKGALK is encoded by the coding sequence ATGAAAAAAGTTTTCAGCCTTGTTCTGGCCGGCGCTTTGATTCTGGCCGCCGCCACGGCTTTTGCCGATGCCAAACGCCTGACCCTGGCCACCGGCGGCACCTCCGGGGTCTACTTTCCCCTGGGCGGCGCCATCGGTCAGGTGCTCACCTCCAAAAGCAACGGGGCTCTGGCGATCACCGCGCAGGCCACGGGCGCCTCGGGCGAAAATATGCGCCTGGTGGAGGCCGGCGACGTGGATTTCGCCATCGTGCAGAACGATGTGGCTGACTCCGCCTTCAACGGCAAGGCCCCTTTCCGTACCAAGCTCGAGGACGTGCGCGCCATTGCCCGTCTCTATCCTGAATACCTGCACGTGGTCGCCAGTAAGGACAGCGGCGTGACCAAGCTGGAAGACTTCAAGGGCAAGAAGGTTTCCGTGGGCGCGCGCGGCAGCGGCAATGAAGTGAACTGCCGTCAGATCTTCGGCTTCTACGGCCTGGACTACAAGAACGTGGAGCCCATCTTTTTGCCCTACGGCGAAACCGCCGACCAGTTCAAGGACCGCCAGCTGGACGGCTTCGTCTTTACCATCGGCACCCCGAATCCGGCCATCCAGGACATCACCACGGCCCAGGAAGTGGTTTTCGTGCCGCTGGACGGGGCCAAGGCCGATGAAATCGTGGCCAAGTTCCCCTATCTGGTGAAGGACGCCATCCCGGCCAAGACCTACAAAGGCCAGGAAAATGCCGTGCCCACGCTTTCGGTGCAGGCCATTCTGGTGGCCAACAAGAATATGCCCGACGACGTGGCCTACGCCCTGACCAAGACCTTGTTTGAAAATCTGGGCGACGTTGCCAAGGCCCACAACAAGGGCGCGGAGATTTCGCTGCAGCATGCGGCTGACGGCGTGACCATTCCCTTCCATCCCGGCGCGGCAAAGTACCTCAAGGAAAAAGGCGCGTTGAAGTAA